CCTGGCGCCAGGCCGAGGAGCCGCTGTAAATCGACATCACCACGATCTCGTTCTCCACCTTGCTGATCGAGATGCCAATGCCCACGTACTCGCTGTGGACCTGGATTTCCTGGAAGCGTTTGAAATCCTCGGCCGGGATCAGCTCGGTGTAGGGGTCGAGATTCTTGAGCAGCCCGTCCGTGGCGCGGCGGTAGAGGTTTTCGGGCGGAATGTAGTCCACGTAGCGCATGCTCACCTGGCCGACCACATCCTGCAGCAGCAGGATGCGCATGTAGGTGTTGTCCGAGGTGGCCATCACCCGGCCGACCAGCCAGCCCACGAGCAGCAGGGCCATCACCGTGAGCGAGCCGTACAGGTAGGGGCTTCTTTTACGGAAGAATCTCATGGCTGTTCCTTCATTTCCGGCCGACCGGCCGGCCTCTGCGCGGGACGGTTGCGAAAGCGATTCACAATAGATTGTTGAATATGAACATAATACGCTTATAAGTCAATATTCATGCCCTCGGCCGGGTCCGGAAAGCGAATTTATTCCAAATGTATCATCAGACTTGAATTTTACCCCGGAGACGATTAGATTGTTCAGTTCGCAGTACTGCGGACCTTTTCATATTTCCCAATAACTTACGCCCTATTCCCGCACAATGCGGGGATCGCAAGACCGAAGGGGGAACGTTCATGAACAACAGGTACGAGCTTGTCCTGATCCTTGATCCTACGATTGAGGAAAGCCAGGTCGCGGATAAATTCACGCGCCTGGAAGAACTCCTCAAGTCGCAGGAGGCCGTCATAGTCGACATACTTGACTGGGGCAAGCGCAAGCTGGCCTACCAGATCAAGAAGAAAGACAACGGCATCTACCGGGTCTATCGTTTCGACGCCCGGCCGGCGGTGATCGCCGAGATCGAGCGCCGTCTGAAGATCGACGAGCAGGTGATGCGCTATCTGGTCGTGCTGTACGATCCGGACACCGAGAAGAAAGCCGAAAAGCCGGCCTCCTCAGAGGATGATGACGCCTGAGTCTTAAGGACGGCTGTTTGCCGGAGTGACCTGAATACAATAAATACCGACTAACAGGATTGAAAGGATAAGTGGATGAGACCGAGACCGATGATGGAAAGCCGCAGGCGGGTCTGCTACCTCTGCGAGAACAGCATAGAGAAGATCGACTACAAGGATGAGCGCACCCTGGGACGTTTTCTGACCGAGCGCGGCAAGATAGTGCCCCGTCGCACCAGCGGCACCTGCGCCAAGCATCAGCGCCAGCTGGCCACCGCGATCAAGCGGGCGCGCTACCTGGCCCTGCTGCCCTATGTCGGAGAGACGCACTCGCGGTCGTGAGGCGCGCGGACGGCCAGCAGCCGTCCTCCCTCGCTTTGAGGCGGATGCCGTAATGACCGGCGGGCGGATCGGTCCCGATGCGGCCGTCATCCTGATGCAACCCAAAAGGCCGGACCCTGCCGGGACAGGTTTCAATGGGCAAAAGCCGAAGAAATGATAGTTGGTTCCTGCCTGCCGTGCTGGCTGGCCTGACCCTGACCAACTGGTTCATGCTGGTGGCCGTGGGTTTCATCCTGGGGCTGATGTTTCTGTGCTGCGACCGCCGTCCGCGGCGGCGGCTGGCCGGTGCGGCGGCGCTGCTGGTCCCGGCGGCCGTGGGCTGGCTGACCATGGAGCCGATCAGCATTACGTTCGCTGTGGCGGCGGCGCTGGCCGGAATGTTCATTCTCAGAAGCAACCTGTTCAGCAGTGTCACCTCGGGGGCGCTGCTGGCCTGCCTGGCCGGAGTGCTGGCTGTGCTGGCGCTGTTCGTCTCCGGCGGAGTGGCACTGGAGAGTTGGTCCCATCTGGAGACACAGGCGGCCGCGGTCCAGAAACAATGGGGCCTGGTGGCCGGTGACGATGTCCAGAGCCGGCTGGCGATCGAGCGCACAGTCAGGATGGTGGTGGCGCTGCTGCCAGGTCAGTATGTGCTGATGATGCTGGCCTCGTTCTTCATCTCGGCCCTGGCTTTCCGTCGCTGGGGCGAGGCCGCAATCCCGCTGTCGCTGGGCTGCACGAGGTTCGACCAGTACCGCTTCGAGGACCACTGGATCTGGGCCGTGATCGCGGGGCTGGTGCTGGTGCTGCTGGCCGGCAAGGGCTGGCCCGGGCGTCTGGCGCTGAACCTGCTGTTTGTCATGGGAGTGCTGTACGTGATCCGCGGCCTGGCGGTGATGTTTTTCTTCATCGCCGCGCGGGGCGGCGGCCTGATTATCCGGCTGCTGGCGGTCACCCTGTGCCTGACCCCGGTCTGCCTGTTCCACCTGACTTTCGGGCTCCTGGACACCTGGATGGATTTCAGGCGGACCGTGCCGGAGAACCATTGAACCGGAACTGAAAAGAAAACTTATAGCTGTGGCTGTACCTGACTTTCGGCAGTTTTGCCGGGGAGGTTAAATTGAAGATCAGACGCAAAAGCGAAGTGATCCTGCGCACCGACATCGAGGGCCTGGGCAAAATCGGCGCCGTGGTGAGCGTGGCCCCGGGGTTTGCCCGCAACTACCTGGTCCCCAAGAACATGGCCTACATGGCCAGTGCGGGCAACCTCAAGCGCATCGAGTTTGAGAAGAAACAGGCCCTGGTCCTGGCCGAGAAGGAAAAGGCCGAGGCTCAGGTCCTGGCCGCCAAGATCGGCGAGCTGTCGCTGACTTTCCAGGTCAAGGTGGGCGAGGAAGAACGTCTGTATGGATCGGTCACGTCCCAGGACATCGCCGATGAGGCCGCCAAGCAGGGGTTCGAGCTGGATCGCCGCAAGTTCCTGCTCGAGGAGCCGATCAAGCAGCTCGGGGTCTACAGCGTGGGCATCCGCCTGCACCCCGAAGTGACCGCGGAGATCAAGGTCTGGGTGGTGAAAGAGTAGGCAATGGGATTCAAGCCGATATCCGAAGAGGTGGGTCTTTGACCCGCCTCTTCGTTTTTTGGGGAGATATTTACTATCGCCCGGTTTCCAATTTGCCTCGACCGTTACACACCCCGCCCGCTCGCGCGGGCGCCCCTCTCGAGAGGGGATGTATCCCGCCAGAGCCCAGCTCTCGGTTGCCACATTTAACGGCGGTGCCTTTCCTTCTCCTCTAAAAAGAGGGGTGGCGGCGCAGCCGACGGGGTGTGTGCGTCTTACTCTTCGTTGCCGCGAGGGTTGATTCTTAAATCCCTGTTTATTTTAACGCTATTGAAAAAGGGGCGCGGCCTGCCGCACCCCTTTTTTGCTTCGAGTCCTATTTCCCTTTGGCCGGCCCCGGTTTGACCGGTCCGGGCTGCCCCGGCTCCTGGCGCATCAGGCTGTTGAAAGCCCGCAACACTTTCTCCGAGGGGTTGTCCTTTCGCCCGAGGGCTTCCTTGAGCCGGTCCAGTTTGCCGGCGGGCGGGCTGGGCTGCGGCGGCTTGCGTGGGTTCATTCCGTGTCTTCCTGTCGCTTTGCCGTGTGGGTTAAGGATTGAATCTTTTCTCTTTGTTTTTTCGCACCCGGAGGCCCAACCAGTTGCCAATCGCGCCCCCGACAGCAATGCATCCTACCAGTACACCCAGACGGGCCGGGAGCAAGCCGCCCAGGCCAGCCGGGGCCACGGGGCCGAAATAAAGATAGATGAAAAAGGTCCCGGCCGTACCGCCGGCACACGAGCCGGTTATCCAGCCCACGAGGCTGAACCGGGCTATTTCTTCTTCCATCCGTCAGTCCTCCTGAGGTAGAAGCGCTATGGATACCACGGTGGTTTGTCCCAGCGGCTCACAGACGGATTATTCTTTTTCTGTGCTGGCGAATCAGCTTGCGGATCAGCATACCGAGCCAGCCGCCCAGGACGGAACTGGCGATCATGACCGCCACCCCGGCCGGGACCGAGCCCCATCCCAGCTGCGCCAGGGTCTCGGGGCCGGAATGCAGATAGATGAAAAACGCGGCGATCGACACTCCACAAGCTGCGCTGATCACCATTGTTAGGGGCCGTTCTTTGGCTTCACTCATGCGTCAGTCCTTCGGCGGCAGGCAGGAGCTTTGTAATTTAATACTTTATGATACTAATAAATAACCCGAACCTCGGACCATTATTCTATCGCGAAGTCCAGGTCAGGGATATCCCGGCTGGTCCGGGCGCTGTCAATGTCCGTGTCCGTAGGGGGTGGAGGCGGGATCGGCGGCGTGTCCGGCGCTTTCAGCCGGCTCGCTGTCCTCGTCCGGGCGTCGGCTGAGCTTGATCATCTGCTCGGCGATCACCTCGGTGCGGTGGTGGTGCTCGCCTTTCTCATCCGTCCAGGAACGGGTGCGCAGGCGGCCCTCGATGTAGATCTGGTCGCCCTTGTGGATGATCTGGTTGCATATTTCGGCCAGGCGGTTCCAGGCGACTATATTGTGCCATTCCGTGCGTTCGGCCCGCACACCCTCGCGGTCGACCCAGGTGGTGTTGGTCGCCAGGGAAAAAGTGGAGATCGCGCTGCCTTTCTCTGTCTGCCTCAGGTCCGGGTCCCGACCGATATTACCGATCAGGATCACTTTGTTCAAATCCCGCTGAGCCATAAAAACACCCCGAATTGAATCGTTGTCACCTTTGGGATTCTATCCCGGCGCTTCCCTGTTCTCGACCGGCCGAGTGGGCCTGCACGACAGAAAGTTTTAAGTTCTTTTGTATATGTTTCTCCATTGAAGGTTTATGAGCTAATTTCGTGAATAATCTCTTTTTACTATATCAGAGAAAACTTGGCCCTGTCAAGTGTTCTTGTTTCATTCTGCCCGTTAGGCCTTCTGAAATGGCTTTTAGAATAATTTTGCTTGATAATGAGTGCGCCGCCGCTATATTTCAACCAAAATTCTCTCGATTTTTAACTTGCCGCTCTCTCCCCACAACCAGTCGACCGGGTTTTTTATGCGGGAAATGGAATTGATCGGAAGGGACAAGGAGCTTAAGGCTCTCTACGATCTTCTGGCCGATTTCCTTTCGCACGGCCCCGAGGGCCAGGCCCTCTGGCTGAACGTGCACGGCGAGGAGGGGGTGGGCCGCAGCGCGCTCCTGGATGAGCTGGTGATCGAGTCCCACGCCCTGGGCGAGGTGTACCTGCTGCGGGGGGACGTGTTCCCGGTGGCGGACTACCCGTTCGGGGCGGTCAGCTCGGCGCTGGCGCTCGACCTGGACATCCCGTTCTGGGAGAGCGAGTACGCCAAGAAAGAGAAGATCGAGTCGCGCCTGGCCGCGTTCGCCCGCCTCAAGCTGCCCCAGGAGGTGTTCGACTCCGGAGTGATCCTGCCGGTGTTCGGCCGCCTGCTGGGAGTGGATTATCCGCTGGAGCTTTACACTCCGGCCAACCGTCGCGGCAAGGGCAAGCTGGTGGTGTTCAACGCCGTGCGGCGCTACCTGCAAGCCCTGCGGGCCAGCCTGACCCGTGGCGAGAGCCCGCCGCTTCTGATGCTCTGGTTCGATGACCTGGAGCGCATGGACAGCCTGTCGCTGGAGCTGCTGGTCCACCTGGTGCAGAAAAAGGACTGCCTCTGGCCGCTGGTGATCCTCAGCTCCAGCCGCGCGCCGTTCAGCTCGCGCCTGGATTACCTGGAGGAGTTCCGGGAGTTTTCGCTGGGGCCTCTTTCCAAGCTGTCCCGGCGGCGCCTGGTGCAGCGCCTGGAGGAGCAGAGCGCCGGCGGCGGGTCGGGCCAGGCGGTGACGGCCCAGTTGCGCGACCTGTTGATCGAGGGCGCGCCGGGCAACCCGCTGCTCATCGGCGAGACCTGGCGCCTTCTGCGCGAAAAAGTGACCAGCCCTGAGAGCCGGGAGCGCCGCCGCCGTCTGGTGGCCGCGCTGGACAACCGCTCGCGGGCCCTGGCCGCCCTGGAGCTGCCCGGTATCCTGCGCGAGCGGCACCGCCGTCTGGACAACCACGCTCGCAGTATCCTGCAGGCGGTGGCGATCCTGGGGGCTTGCAGCTCGCCGGAAATCCTCTCCCGCCTGCTGGCCCGGCTCAACATCCAGGTGCGCAACCTGGAGGCCGACCTGGACGCCCTGGCCGGGCAGGGTTTCCTGCTGGAGGGCGCCACGGGTGGAGTCAGCACGGTGCGCCTGGCCTGCCCGCTCTATTACGAGATTCTGGCCGAGAGCCTCACCCCCGAGCGTAGCGCCGAGCTGCGCCAGCAGAGCGCCGACCTTCTGTTCCAGATGATGGAGGAGGAGAACCACGATTTCGTGTTCATGGTGGGGGCGTTCCTGCGCCAGAGCTATTTCCTGAAAGAGGACTGGGCCGTGAACACCCTGGCGCTCTGCGGCGACCGTCTGCTGCTGCTGGAGGACTACCGCGCCGCCGAGGCCTCGTTCCAGGAGGCGATGGCCCGCCTGGGCCTGGACGGCGCCCTGGACGGCTCCGACATGGCCGGCGACAGCCTCGAGCAGTTCGACTCCCTGCTGGTGCGCAGCGGACGGGCGCGGCTGGGGGACGGGCGGATCAAGGAAGCCTTCGCCACGTTGAGCGCGGCCCTGATGCTCTCGCGCGGGCACGCTTTCATGCGGCCGCGGGTGGAGGCCTGCCTCGACTTGGCAGAGATCATGGTCCTGCGCGGCGACTGGGCCGGGGCCGAGCGTTTCCACACCGAGGCCCTCGAGGTGGCGCGGGTGTTCGGCGAACAGGCCCTGACCGCGCGCTGCCTGACCGCGGCGGCCCAGCTCAAGCTGAAGCGCGAGGAAATCCAGGCGGCCGGAGTGCTTCTGAGTGAGGCCCTGGCCCTGGATGAGGACAGCACCCCCGGCGAGCGCCGCCTGGACATCCTGCTCAACCTGGCCGTGGTGCGCCAGCAGAGCGGCCAGATCGAGGCGGCCCAGACACTTTACCGCGACTGCCTGGATCTGGCCGACAAGCTGCGTGATGACACGGCCGCGGTGACCGCGCTCAGCAACCTCGGCCGCATGCGCTACGAGGCCGGACGGGTGGATGAGGCCCTGGAGCAGTTCCACCGTGCCCTGAGCCGCCTGCGCACCTCGGGCGACCTGGTTCAGACCGGCAACTGGCTGGGCTACATCGGCTCGGTCTACTACGCGGTGGAGGAGTACGAGACCGCCATCGAGTACTACTCCCAGGCGCTCAGCATCGCCCAGCGCACCGGCAACCTGCGTAACCAGGGCATCTGGCTGGCCAACCTGGGCAACGCCAGCTACGAGATGAAAGAGGTCAGCCGCGCCCTGGACTACTACCTGCACGCCCTGGAGCTGGCCCGCGACGAGCAGGATTACAGCTATGTCTGCACCCTGATGAGCACGATCGGGGTATATTACTACAACCTCCGCCAGTACGAGCCGGCGCGCAACTATTTCAGCGAGAGCCTGGCCGTGGCCCTGGAGGCGGGCAACCTTCCCGTGGCCGTGCAGAACATCCTGTACCGCGGGGCGATCCTGGCCCACCAGGGCGACCCGGCGGCGGGACTGCGGGCGCTGGATGAGGGCGAGGCGCTCGCCCGGGAGCACGGGATGACCGAGCACCTGGCCGTGGCCGAGCTGTTCCGCGGGCATATCGCCCTTCTGGGCGGCGAGCGCGCCGTGGCCCGCCGTCACTGCCGCAAGGCCGCCGAGCTGGCCGGTTCGACGGGCAACCGCAAACTGAGCGCCGAAATCGACCGCGCTCTGGCCGCCTGCCGCAACGAGGAAGAAGATAAGTGACTGTTGAGAATCCCGCGGACTGGGGTCTTGAATGTAGGGGAGGGTCCTGAACCCTCCCCTATGTTGGTTTAACCGGTTGCCGCCCGGAAAGCACAAGAGACGGGCCGGGCGGAAAATGAAAGAGAAAGGTGCATGAAAAAGGAACTGGAGGAAAGACTGGAGCAGCGCGCCGCGCTGCTCGGGCAGAAACTGGCCGAGATACTGGGTCCGCTTCGGGGGGAGGGAGCCAAGACGGCAGGGGACGGGCTGAAACGGGCCGAGCGGTTCAGGGACTACAGCGTGGAGTACACGGCGCGCACGGTGGAGATACTGGACCTCAAGCGCGACCTGAAAGAATCCCGTATCCTGGTGCTGGAGAACGGCTCCGGCGTGATGAGCCGTCGCCTGGCCGCCGGGGACACGGATGTGGTGGGGGCATCCCCGGACGCGGCCACGGCCGAACTGGCCGGCGGCCTGAACCCTTTCCCCTCGATCATCTACCGCAGCCTGTTCGACCCGCTGATCGAGGGCGGTTTCGACCTGATCGTGGACAGTGGGGTGCTCTGCTGCTACCCGCGCGCCCTGCTGGAACCCCTGGTCCAGCACCTGGCCTCACTCTGCCACCGGAAGATGATCCTGGAGTTCCGCCTGCACCAGCCGCTGTCGGAGCGCCTGTTCGGCCCCCGCGACCGTCTGGATGACAGCGACCTCAAGATCGAGCGCACCCGGATGAGCGAGCCGGAGATAGTCTACCTGCTGGAGACCGCCTGCGGACTGATAATCACCGAGCGGCGGACCGAGGCCGGGCGGATGCTGGTCAAGGCGCTGCGGCGGCCGCACTCGCGCCAGGCCTATTCCTCGCCCCTGAAATAGGCGCGGGTAACGCGCACGATCACCGGACTGAGCAACAGCAGCCCCACCAGGTTGGGCAGGGCCATCAGGCCGTTCATCACATCCGCCACCAGCCAGATCGTGTTGAGCTGAGAGATTGCCCCGAAGAACACCATCACCGAGAACAGCACCCGATACGGGACCACCGAGCGCGGT
The window above is part of the bacterium genome. Proteins encoded here:
- the rpsF gene encoding 30S ribosomal protein S6, with product MNNRYELVLILDPTIEESQVADKFTRLEELLKSQEAVIVDILDWGKRKLAYQIKKKDNGIYRVYRFDARPAVIAEIERRLKIDEQVMRYLVVLYDPDTEKKAEKPASSEDDDA
- the rpsR gene encoding 30S ribosomal protein S18; its protein translation is MRPRPMMESRRRVCYLCENSIEKIDYKDERTLGRFLTERGKIVPRRTSGTCAKHQRQLATAIKRARYLALLPYVGETHSRS
- a CDS encoding YybS family protein, producing the protein MGKSRRNDSWFLPAVLAGLTLTNWFMLVAVGFILGLMFLCCDRRPRRRLAGAAALLVPAAVGWLTMEPISITFAVAAALAGMFILRSNLFSSVTSGALLACLAGVLAVLALFVSGGVALESWSHLETQAAAVQKQWGLVAGDDVQSRLAIERTVRMVVALLPGQYVLMMLASFFISALAFRRWGEAAIPLSLGCTRFDQYRFEDHWIWAVIAGLVLVLLAGKGWPGRLALNLLFVMGVLYVIRGLAVMFFFIAARGGGLIIRLLAVTLCLTPVCLFHLTFGLLDTWMDFRRTVPENH
- the rplI gene encoding 50S ribosomal protein L9 codes for the protein MKIRRKSEVILRTDIEGLGKIGAVVSVAPGFARNYLVPKNMAYMASAGNLKRIEFEKKQALVLAEKEKAEAQVLAAKIGELSLTFQVKVGEEERLYGSVTSQDIADEAAKQGFELDRRKFLLEEPIKQLGVYSVGIRLHPEVTAEIKVWVVKE
- a CDS encoding single-stranded DNA-binding protein, whose product is MAQRDLNKVILIGNIGRDPDLRQTEKGSAISTFSLATNTTWVDREGVRAERTEWHNIVAWNRLAEICNQIIHKGDQIYIEGRLRTRSWTDEKGEHHHRTEVIAEQMIKLSRRPDEDSEPAESAGHAADPASTPYGHGH
- a CDS encoding tetratricopeptide repeat protein, with translation MELIGRDKELKALYDLLADFLSHGPEGQALWLNVHGEEGVGRSALLDELVIESHALGEVYLLRGDVFPVADYPFGAVSSALALDLDIPFWESEYAKKEKIESRLAAFARLKLPQEVFDSGVILPVFGRLLGVDYPLELYTPANRRGKGKLVVFNAVRRYLQALRASLTRGESPPLLMLWFDDLERMDSLSLELLVHLVQKKDCLWPLVILSSSRAPFSSRLDYLEEFREFSLGPLSKLSRRRLVQRLEEQSAGGGSGQAVTAQLRDLLIEGAPGNPLLIGETWRLLREKVTSPESRERRRRLVAALDNRSRALAALELPGILRERHRRLDNHARSILQAVAILGACSSPEILSRLLARLNIQVRNLEADLDALAGQGFLLEGATGGVSTVRLACPLYYEILAESLTPERSAELRQQSADLLFQMMEEENHDFVFMVGAFLRQSYFLKEDWAVNTLALCGDRLLLLEDYRAAEASFQEAMARLGLDGALDGSDMAGDSLEQFDSLLVRSGRARLGDGRIKEAFATLSAALMLSRGHAFMRPRVEACLDLAEIMVLRGDWAGAERFHTEALEVARVFGEQALTARCLTAAAQLKLKREEIQAAGVLLSEALALDEDSTPGERRLDILLNLAVVRQQSGQIEAAQTLYRDCLDLADKLRDDTAAVTALSNLGRMRYEAGRVDEALEQFHRALSRLRTSGDLVQTGNWLGYIGSVYYAVEEYETAIEYYSQALSIAQRTGNLRNQGIWLANLGNASYEMKEVSRALDYYLHALELARDEQDYSYVCTLMSTIGVYYYNLRQYEPARNYFSESLAVALEAGNLPVAVQNILYRGAILAHQGDPAAGLRALDEGEALAREHGMTEHLAVAELFRGHIALLGGERAVARRHCRKAAELAGSTGNRKLSAEIDRALAACRNEEEDK